In the genome of Kitasatospora cathayae, one region contains:
- a CDS encoding AraC family transcriptional regulator — MQSHARGHLVYAASGVLAVQTERGTSIVPANRVAWTPGGFTHHHRAHGDTDMRIVFLAPAHARLLPDRPAVFMASDLAREVLLALTGPRNHDDAVAGYSRSARSRLHRVLVDELREAHEEPLHLPEPRDDRLKAIARVLYETPSDNATLAELGRTVGASTRTLSRLFRSELGMTFYEWRTQLRIYHALVLLADGHDTVQTAYACGWANPSSFIAAFTGIVGTTPGRYRTGRRRR; from the coding sequence GTGCAGTCGCACGCGCGGGGACACCTGGTGTACGCGGCCAGCGGGGTGCTGGCGGTGCAGACCGAGCGCGGCACGTCGATCGTCCCCGCCAACCGGGTCGCCTGGACGCCGGGTGGGTTCACCCACCACCACCGCGCCCACGGCGACACGGACATGCGGATCGTCTTCCTCGCGCCGGCCCACGCCCGGCTCCTACCGGACCGCCCTGCGGTGTTCATGGCCTCCGACCTCGCCCGTGAGGTCCTGCTCGCCCTGACCGGTCCCCGCAACCACGACGACGCCGTGGCTGGGTACAGCCGCTCCGCGCGTTCCCGGCTCCATCGTGTTCTCGTCGATGAACTGCGCGAGGCGCATGAGGAGCCATTGCACCTGCCGGAGCCACGGGACGACCGGCTGAAGGCCATTGCGAGGGTGCTGTACGAGACGCCGTCGGACAACGCCACGCTGGCCGAACTCGGGAGGACGGTCGGGGCCAGTACGCGCACCCTGAGTCGGCTGTTCCGCAGCGAACTCGGCATGACCTTCTACGAGTGGCGCACGCAGCTGCGGATCTACCACGCGCTGGTGCTGCTCGCGGACGGCCATGACACCGTTCAGACCGCCTATGCGTGCGGATGGGCCAACCCCAGCAGCTTCATCGCGGCGTTCACCGGCATCGTCGGAACGACCCCGGGCCGCTACCGGACCGGCCGGCGGCGTCGCTGA
- a CDS encoding DUF397 domain-containing protein, translating into MDWSSSTSGPQPRTRPSRWTRSRPSQPRREYEIRKREDEHMTMPEISAQGWRKSSFSPQASECVETGHVTTGGMAVRDSKDPHGPALVFPAAAWTAFVSAVKTGELPNT; encoded by the coding sequence ATGGACTGGTCTTCGAGTACCTCCGGTCCTCAGCCCCGAACCCGACCGAGTCGCTGGACAAGATCACGGCCATCTCAGCCGAGACGTGAGTACGAGATCAGGAAGAGGGAAGATGAGCATATGACGATGCCGGAGATCTCCGCCCAGGGTTGGCGCAAGAGCAGCTTCAGCCCGCAGGCAAGCGAGTGCGTAGAGACTGGGCATGTCACCACTGGCGGAATGGCCGTCCGGGACTCCAAGGACCCCCACGGCCCCGCGCTCGTCTTTCCGGCCGCCGCTTGGACGGCGTTCGTCTCCGCCGTCAAGACCGGCGAACTCCCCAACACCTGA